The proteins below are encoded in one region of Haladaptatus sp. R4:
- the uvrB gene encoding excinuclease ABC subunit UvrB, with protein MSDTQSGPLRPDNPDAETDFRVDAPFDPAGDQPEAIEQLAAGFNEGMEKQTLLGVTGSGKTNTVSWTIEEIQKPTLVIAHNKTLAAQLYEEFRNLFPDNAVEYFVSYYDYYQPEAYVEQTDTYIDKDASINEEIDRLRHSATRSLLTRDDVIVVASVSAIYGLGDPRNYEDMRLRLEVGETIEREELLARLVDLNYDRNDMDFTQGTFRVRGDTVEIFPMYGRYAIRVELWGDEIDQMVKIDPLEGEVKSQEPAVLVHPAEHYSIPEETMAEAIAEIEGDLERRIRYFERNGDLVAAQRIEERTTFDLEMMKEAGYCSGIENYSVYFTEREVGDAPYTLLDYFPDDFLCVIDESHQTVPQIRGQFAGDKSRKDSLVENGFRLPTAYDNRPLTFEEFEEKSDKTLYISATPADYEREQSEQIAEQIVRPTHLVDPKVKVASASGQIDDLMDRIDERIENDERVLVTTLTKRMAEDLTEYLEEAGVAVEYMHDETDTLERHELVRGLRLGEFDVLVGINLLREGLDIPEVSMVAILDADQQGFLRSETALVQTMGRAARNVNGEVILYADEVTDAMESAMDETQRRRRIQREFNEEHGYTPETIQKEVSEANLPGSKTDTGGISRSEPETDEEAAEQIQQLEDRMEEAANNLEFELAADIRDRIRAIREEFHMDEEMGGVEPERGEF; from the coding sequence ATGAGCGACACCCAGTCCGGCCCGCTTCGGCCGGACAACCCCGACGCCGAAACCGACTTTCGAGTTGACGCGCCATTCGACCCGGCGGGCGACCAACCCGAGGCCATCGAGCAGTTGGCGGCGGGGTTCAACGAGGGGATGGAAAAACAGACCTTGTTGGGCGTCACGGGGTCGGGGAAGACGAACACGGTTTCGTGGACGATAGAGGAAATCCAGAAACCAACGCTCGTCATCGCACACAACAAGACGCTGGCGGCACAGCTATACGAGGAGTTCCGAAACCTCTTCCCGGACAACGCGGTGGAGTACTTCGTCTCCTACTACGACTACTACCAACCGGAGGCCTACGTCGAACAGACGGACACGTACATCGACAAGGACGCGTCCATCAACGAAGAGATCGACCGCCTTCGACACTCCGCGACCCGCTCGCTGTTGACCCGTGACGACGTCATCGTCGTCGCCTCGGTCTCCGCGATTTACGGCCTCGGTGACCCGCGAAACTACGAGGACATGCGACTACGACTGGAGGTCGGCGAGACCATCGAACGCGAGGAACTGCTCGCCCGCCTCGTGGACCTGAACTACGACCGGAACGACATGGACTTCACGCAGGGGACGTTCCGGGTTCGCGGCGACACCGTCGAAATCTTCCCGATGTACGGTCGGTACGCCATCCGCGTCGAACTGTGGGGTGACGAGATCGACCAGATGGTGAAGATCGACCCGCTCGAAGGGGAGGTCAAATCGCAGGAACCCGCCGTGCTCGTCCACCCGGCGGAGCACTACTCGATTCCGGAGGAGACGATGGCGGAAGCGATTGCGGAAATCGAGGGGGATTTGGAGCGACGAATCCGCTACTTCGAGCGCAACGGGGACTTGGTGGCCGCCCAGCGGATCGAGGAGCGGACCACGTTCGACCTCGAAATGATGAAGGAGGCGGGCTACTGCTCGGGTATCGAGAACTACTCGGTGTACTTCACCGAGCGGGAGGTCGGCGACGCTCCGTACACCTTGCTGGACTACTTCCCGGACGACTTCCTCTGTGTGATCGACGAATCCCACCAGACGGTGCCCCAGATCAGGGGGCAGTTCGCGGGCGACAAATCCCGAAAGGATTCGCTCGTCGAGAACGGCTTCCGCCTCCCGACGGCCTACGACAACCGCCCCCTCACGTTCGAGGAGTTCGAGGAGAAGAGCGACAAGACGCTGTACATCTCCGCGACGCCCGCCGACTACGAACGCGAGCAGAGCGAGCAGATCGCGGAGCAGATCGTTCGCCCGACGCACCTCGTGGATCCGAAAGTGAAGGTCGCGTCCGCGTCGGGCCAAATCGACGACCTGATGGATCGTATCGACGAGCGCATCGAGAACGACGAGCGCGTCCTCGTGACGACGCTGACCAAGCGGATGGCCGAGGACCTCACGGAATATCTGGAGGAAGCAGGCGTGGCAGTCGAGTACATGCACGACGAGACGGACACACTCGAACGGCACGAACTCGTTCGTGGACTCAGGTTGGGCGAGTTCGATGTGCTCGTCGGCATCAACCTACTCCGCGAAGGGTTGGACATCCCGGAAGTGTCGATGGTAGCCATCCTCGACGCCGACCAGCAGGGCTTCCTGCGTTCGGAGACGGCACTCGTCCAGACGATGGGCCGGGCGGCCCGGAACGTCAACGGCGAAGTCATCCTTTATGCCGACGAGGTGACGGACGCGATGGAGAGCGCGATGGACGAAACCCAACGCAGGCGGCGGATTCAACGGGAATTCAACGAGGAACACGGCTACACGCCCGAAACCATCCAGAAGGAAGTCTCGGAGGCGAATCTGCCGGGGAGCAAGACGGACACGGGCGGCATCTCACGGAGCGAACCGGAAACGGACGAGGAAGCGGCCGAACAGATTCAACAACTCGAAGACCGCATGGAGGAGGCCGCAAACAATCTCGAGTTCGAACTCGCCGCCGACATCCGTGACCGGATCCGCGCCATCCGCGAGGAGTTCCACATGGACGAGGAGATGGGCGGCGTCGAACCCGAACGCGGGGAGTTCTGA
- a CDS encoding GNAT family N-acetyltransferase has translation MEIRPATASDAADIRRVARAAWQEAYSFLPSKEHDAAFNQWYTVEQIEARMADDEAETLVATTDDELVGYGHATAQTHADSVGEGELTDIYVDPDHWRTGIGTALLSGIEDRLHERGLTRLKAPVLADSVSGTEFLESNDFERIEERITDLFTGGTREQYVYHHQFTG, from the coding sequence ATGGAAATCAGACCCGCGACGGCAAGCGACGCGGCCGACATCCGCCGAGTCGCACGCGCGGCGTGGCAGGAGGCCTACAGCTTTCTCCCTTCCAAGGAGCACGATGCCGCGTTCAACCAATGGTACACCGTCGAACAGATCGAAGCCCGAATGGCCGACGACGAGGCGGAGACCCTCGTCGCCACCACGGACGACGAACTCGTCGGGTACGGTCACGCCACTGCACAAACCCACGCCGACAGCGTCGGCGAAGGAGAACTGACCGACATCTACGTCGACCCCGACCACTGGCGGACCGGAATCGGCACCGCCCTCCTCTCCGGAATCGAGGACCGACTCCACGAACGCGGCCTCACCCGACTGAAAGCCCCCGTCCTCGCCGACAGCGTGTCCGGAACCGAGTTCCTCGAATCCAACGACTTCGAACGCATCGAGGAGCGCATCACCGACCTGTTCACCGGTGGGACGAGGGAACAGTACGTCTACCACCACCAGTTCACGGGATAG
- the hmgA gene encoding hydroxymethylglutaryl-CoA reductase (NADPH), protein MTDADDLAEQVLAGDLRLHELEDHTDADTATEARRKLLESETDATLDTVGEYAFPAEDAETAIENMVGTIQVPLGVTGPVAVNGGSADGEYYLPLATTEGALLASVNRGCSVIDSAGGADARVTKQGMTRAPVFRVQGIAEAETVVNWVRDNRDELAAVAESTTNHGELLDVTTYVVGDSVFLRFVYDTKDAMGMNMATIATREAASLVEEETPASLVALSGNLCSDKKPAAINSVEGRGRSVTADVKIPREVVEERLHTTPEAIEEANTRKNLVGSAKAGALGFNAHAANVVAAAFLATGQDAAQVVEGSNAITTVQAREDELYASVSIASLEVGTVGGGTKLPTQSEALDVLGLRGGGDPAGSNADALAEIIAVGALAGELSLLAALAARHLSSAHEELGR, encoded by the coding sequence ATGACCGATGCAGACGACCTCGCGGAGCAGGTACTGGCGGGAGACCTGCGCCTGCACGAACTCGAAGACCACACGGATGCCGATACGGCGACGGAGGCGCGCCGGAAACTCCTCGAATCGGAGACGGACGCGACACTCGACACGGTCGGTGAGTACGCCTTCCCGGCCGAGGACGCCGAAACCGCCATCGAGAACATGGTCGGAACGATTCAGGTGCCGCTGGGCGTGACCGGACCGGTCGCCGTCAACGGCGGGTCGGCCGACGGCGAGTACTACCTCCCGCTCGCGACGACGGAGGGGGCGCTCCTCGCCAGCGTCAACCGTGGCTGTTCCGTCATCGACTCCGCGGGCGGTGCGGACGCGCGCGTGACGAAGCAGGGGATGACCCGCGCTCCCGTCTTCCGCGTGCAGGGTATCGCGGAGGCCGAGACGGTCGTGAACTGGGTTCGGGACAACCGCGACGAACTCGCCGCGGTCGCCGAATCCACGACCAACCACGGGGAACTGCTGGACGTGACGACGTACGTCGTCGGCGACTCCGTCTTCCTGCGGTTCGTCTACGATACCAAGGACGCGATGGGGATGAACATGGCGACCATCGCGACGCGCGAGGCCGCCTCGCTCGTCGAGGAGGAGACCCCGGCGAGCCTCGTCGCGCTGTCGGGCAACCTCTGTTCGGACAAGAAACCGGCCGCAATCAACTCGGTCGAGGGCCGCGGCCGGAGCGTCACGGCCGACGTGAAGATTCCGCGCGAGGTCGTCGAGGAGCGACTCCACACCACGCCGGAGGCAATCGAGGAGGCGAACACGCGCAAGAACCTCGTCGGGAGCGCGAAGGCCGGGGCGCTCGGCTTCAACGCCCACGCCGCGAACGTCGTGGCGGCGGCGTTTCTCGCGACCGGGCAGGACGCCGCGCAGGTGGTCGAGGGAAGCAACGCCATCACGACCGTTCAGGCCCGCGAGGATGAACTGTACGCCAGCGTCAGTATCGCCAGTCTGGAGGTCGGAACGGTCGGCGGCGGGACGAAACTCCCCACCCAGTCGGAAGCCTTGGACGTGTTGGGTCTTCGCGGCGGCGGCGACCCCGCCGGAAGCAACGCCGACGCCCTCGCCGAGATCATCGCCGTCGGCGCGCTGGCGGGCGAACTCTCCCTCCTCGCCGCGCTGGCCGCGCGCCACCTCTCCAGCGCACACGAGGAACTGGGTCGGTAG
- a CDS encoding DUF5817 domain-containing protein has product MYSVVGCNGCSNLWIVEGRPKTTSCPRCGKQRQFRKLKKFVETDDEDHARELRASMLANRQGQGEAFAELDSFADMNEQADEAGMDDEEFLDRSGLNTEEVAAAGKRTKRRGNKKSKKQVVLDALDALDEPTEEEILDYASERRVSGEYVEKALVKLARRGEISESRGQYRRI; this is encoded by the coding sequence ATGTACAGTGTCGTGGGTTGCAACGGCTGTAGCAACCTGTGGATCGTCGAGGGGCGGCCGAAGACGACGAGTTGCCCGCGGTGTGGAAAACAACGGCAGTTCCGGAAGTTGAAGAAGTTCGTGGAGACCGACGACGAGGACCACGCTCGGGAGTTGCGGGCGTCGATGCTCGCCAATCGACAGGGACAGGGCGAGGCGTTCGCGGAACTCGACTCGTTCGCCGACATGAACGAACAGGCCGACGAGGCGGGGATGGACGACGAGGAATTCCTCGACCGCTCGGGACTGAACACGGAGGAGGTCGCCGCCGCCGGGAAGCGAACGAAGCGCCGGGGGAACAAGAAGAGCAAGAAGCAAGTCGTGTTGGACGCCCTCGACGCGTTGGACGAACCGACCGAGGAGGAGATTCTCGACTACGCGAGCGAGCGACGGGTTTCGGGGGAGTACGTCGAGAAGGCGCTCGTGAAACTCGCTCGGCGGGGAGAGATCAGCGAGAGTCGGGGCCAGTATCGTCGTATCTAA
- a CDS encoding DUF6293 family protein yields the protein MQTHIVPVGFDYDRLIAPLVRDQLDVDRVILLEGAVGSEANVEYSRNLSRKLGKDFENLLGAETERVVIEDVYDYDTAFEQAYERINAELDAGGEVWVNVSAMPRTVSFAFATAAHSIMVERQEDREKIHTYYTAPEKYLETELAEELREETELLESVLNGEVDEERIETHLEHARDLLSEFDERGTTIGAKRVGTGHIVELPVASFSNVKPFEELILFTLGEHGQFESVSELAQTLARDLNEEYTDSFRSKVIYNVDRLGPGGKGYIEQEEEGKSYRTRLSRIGELWVRSHTNDE from the coding sequence ATGCAGACACACATCGTCCCGGTCGGGTTCGATTACGACCGGCTTATCGCGCCGCTGGTGCGCGACCAACTGGACGTTGACCGGGTCATCCTGTTGGAGGGCGCGGTGGGGAGCGAGGCGAACGTGGAGTACTCCCGTAACCTCTCCCGGAAACTCGGCAAGGACTTCGAAAACCTGCTCGGGGCGGAAACGGAACGCGTCGTCATCGAGGACGTCTACGACTACGACACGGCGTTCGAGCAGGCCTACGAGCGCATCAACGCCGAACTCGACGCTGGCGGCGAGGTGTGGGTGAACGTCAGCGCCATGCCCCGGACGGTGAGTTTCGCGTTCGCCACCGCGGCCCACTCCATCATGGTCGAACGGCAGGAGGACCGCGAGAAGATTCACACCTACTACACCGCACCCGAGAAGTATCTGGAAACGGAACTCGCCGAGGAACTGCGCGAGGAGACCGAACTGCTCGAATCCGTGCTGAACGGCGAGGTTGACGAGGAGCGCATCGAGACGCACCTCGAACACGCCCGCGACCTGCTCTCGGAGTTCGACGAGCGCGGGACGACCATCGGCGCGAAACGCGTCGGAACGGGGCACATCGTGGAACTCCCCGTGGCGTCGTTTTCGAACGTCAAACCGTTCGAGGAACTCATCCTGTTCACGCTCGGCGAGCACGGCCAGTTCGAGAGCGTGAGCGAACTCGCACAGACGCTGGCCCGCGACCTGAACGAGGAGTACACCGACAGCTTCCGGTCGAAGGTCATCTACAACGTCGATAGGCTCGGCCCGGGCGGAAAGGGCTACATCGAACAGGAAGAGGAGGGGAAATCCTACCGCACGCGGCTCTCACGAATCGGCGAGTTGTGGGTGCGCTCGCACACGAACGACGAATAA
- a CDS encoding DUF1405 domain-containing protein, with protein sequence MTSLPARETLPRYVAPLPEWLEDFGLRMAWPIVIINLIGTAFGFWYYGFHPYPFSDPLMTWQFGVEPASMWLFVPDSPMATLFIAISLALWKLGRNNEWMNMLAFFGCLQLGLWTPFVLAVFHNGFLQDTSGPMYAFLFCSHLSMVVEAFLIYRYSSFPVGAISFAVLWYGFNDVVDYFVPIVGTPHHTALPAQKLMANGWFNHPVHTHRIAAAGAVVITLLATFLALTTRIEKLESRVKD encoded by the coding sequence ATGACGAGCCTTCCGGCCCGCGAAACCCTCCCGCGGTACGTCGCGCCGCTTCCAGAGTGGCTGGAGGATTTCGGCCTGCGAATGGCGTGGCCAATCGTTATCATCAATCTCATCGGCACCGCGTTCGGTTTCTGGTACTACGGCTTTCATCCGTACCCCTTTTCCGACCCGCTCATGACGTGGCAGTTCGGCGTCGAACCGGCTTCCATGTGGCTCTTCGTTCCGGACAGCCCGATGGCCACGCTGTTCATCGCGATATCACTCGCCCTGTGGAAACTCGGGCGAAACAACGAGTGGATGAACATGCTCGCTTTCTTCGGCTGTCTCCAGCTCGGCCTCTGGACGCCGTTCGTGTTGGCCGTGTTCCACAACGGGTTCCTCCAGGACACGAGCGGGCCGATGTACGCGTTCCTGTTCTGTAGTCACCTCTCGATGGTCGTGGAGGCGTTCCTCATCTATCGCTACAGTAGCTTTCCGGTCGGAGCCATCTCGTTCGCCGTCCTCTGGTACGGCTTCAACGACGTCGTGGACTACTTCGTTCCCATCGTCGGAACGCCCCACCACACCGCACTGCCAGCACAGAAACTGATGGCGAACGGCTGGTTCAACCATCCGGTCCACACGCACCGAATCGCCGCGGCGGGCGCGGTGGTGATAACACTGTTGGCGACGTTCCTGGCGCTCACGACGCGAATCGAGAAGTTGGAGTCGAGGGTAAAAGACTGA
- the pdxS gene encoding pyridoxal 5'-phosphate synthase lyase subunit PdxS, translated as MAEPTDIEELKRGTELVKRGFARMQKGGVIMDVVNPEQARIAEDAGAVAVMALEAVPADIRKRGGVARMADPADVEEIIDEVSIPVMGKARIGHTTEAQILESIGVDMIDESEVLTPADEKYHIDKREFTSPFVCGARNLGEALRRINEGAAMIRTKGEAGTGDVNQAVHHQRTIKGAIRELQGKTHEEREMIARELEAPAELVHETAEAGRLPVVNFAAGGIATPADAALMMHHGCDGIFVGSGIFGAEDPVLMGNAIVEATNNWDDPERLADISKDIGSGMKGEANVDLPEEEKMQGRGN; from the coding sequence ATGGCAGAGCCAACCGACATCGAGGAACTCAAGCGCGGCACGGAACTGGTCAAGCGCGGCTTCGCCCGCATGCAGAAAGGCGGCGTCATCATGGACGTCGTGAACCCCGAACAGGCCCGCATCGCGGAGGACGCGGGTGCGGTCGCCGTCATGGCGCTCGAAGCCGTCCCGGCGGACATCCGAAAGCGCGGCGGCGTGGCGCGGATGGCCGACCCCGCCGACGTGGAGGAGATCATCGACGAGGTTTCGATTCCCGTGATGGGCAAGGCGCGAATCGGCCACACGACGGAAGCTCAGATCCTCGAATCCATCGGCGTGGACATGATCGACGAGTCCGAGGTCCTCACCCCCGCGGACGAGAAGTACCACATCGACAAGCGCGAGTTCACCTCGCCGTTCGTCTGCGGCGCGCGTAACCTCGGCGAGGCGCTTCGCCGCATCAACGAAGGCGCGGCGATGATCCGCACGAAGGGCGAGGCCGGAACCGGCGACGTGAACCAAGCCGTCCACCACCAGCGCACGATCAAGGGCGCGATTCGGGAGCTTCAGGGCAAGACCCACGAGGAGCGCGAGATGATCGCCCGCGAACTCGAAGCCCCCGCCGAACTCGTCCACGAGACGGCCGAAGCCGGACGACTCCCCGTCGTCAACTTCGCGGCCGGTGGCATTGCGACGCCCGCCGACGCGGCGCTGATGATGCACCACGGCTGTGACGGCATCTTCGTCGGCTCGGGCATCTTCGGTGCAGAGGACCCCGTACTGATGGGCAACGCCATCGTGGAAGCGACGAACAACTGGGACGACCCGGAGCGCCTCGCCGACATCAGCAAGGACATCGGTTCAGGCATGAAGGGCGAGGCCAACGTGGACCTG